The Hemiscyllium ocellatum isolate sHemOce1 chromosome 19, sHemOce1.pat.X.cur, whole genome shotgun sequence genome has a segment encoding these proteins:
- the chrm2a gene encoding muscarinic acetylcholine receptor M2a: MMANSTERNESLSNLTDIFDTERGSSYKTVEVVFIVIVAGSLSLVTIIGNILVMVSIKVNRHLQTINNYFIFSLACADLIIGVFSMNLYTIYIVIGYWPMGPVVCDLWLALDYVVSNASVMNLLIISFDRYFCVTKPLSYPVKRTTKMAGMMIAAAWVLSFILWAPAILFWQFIVGGRTVSEGECYVQFFSNPAVTFGTAIAAFYLPVIIMTILYVHISRASKSRIKKDKKETESNKGTISPSLVKGKIIKPNNNNITNAPDGLPHCKMQNGKITGDVTTDNCGPGEEKELSNESTSLSVVPSNQKEEGVIQESRNISTTQSRFKMDNSKLSCIKIVSNSQKSDYCSTTVEIVPGSSSKNGNDREIRTAHKIIKMTKTPAKKKKVAVTREKKVTRTILAILLAFIITWTPYNVMVLINTFCSICVPNTVWTIGYWLCYINSTINPACYALCNTTFKKTFKHLLLCQYKNIGATR; encoded by the coding sequence ATGATGGCAAATTCAACAGAGCGAAATGAATCTCTCAGCAACCTAACAGACATCTTTGATACTGAAAGAGGGAGCTCTTACAAAACAGTTGAAGTGGTCTTCATTGTAATTGTGGCCGGATCTTTAAGCTTGGTGACCATCATTGGAAACATTCTAGTCATGGTTTCTATCAAAGTAAACAGACATTTACAAACTATTAACAactattttattttcagtttagcCTGTGCTGATTTGATTATTGGGGTATTCTCTATGAACCTATACACCATTTACATTGTAATTGGCTACTGGCCTATGGGCCCTGTAGTATGTGATTTATGGCTTGCTCTAGATTATGTTGTCAGTAATGCCTCTGTCATGAATCTCCTTATCATCAGCTTTGACCGGTACTTCTGTGTAACAAAGCCCCTTAGTTACCCCGTGAAGAGAACAACTAAGATGGCAGGTATGATGATCGCAGCTGCTTGGGTGCTGTCCTTTATCCTGTGGGCTCCTGCTATTCTCTTCTGGCAGTTCATCGTAGGGGGGCGAACGGTTAGTGAGGGTGAATGTTATGTACAGTTCTTCTCAAATCCAGCTGTCACTTTTGGCACTGCTATAGCTGCCTTTTATCTTCCCGTTATTATAATGACGATTTTGTATGTACATATATCTCGCGCCAGCAAGAGTCGAATTAAGAAGGATAAAAAGGAAACAGAATCAAACAAGGGCACCATTTCTCCTAGTCTAGTAAAAGGCAAAATAATAAAACCAAATAATAACAACATAACAAATGCTCCTGATGGGTTGCCACACTGCAAAATGCAAAATGGTAAAATAACTGGTGATGTAACAACTGATAATTGTGGCCCAGGAGAGGAGAAGGAGCTCTCCAATGAGTCAACTTCACTCAGTGTGGTCCCATCAAACCAGAAGGAGGAAGGAGTGATCCAAGAGAGCAGAAACATCTCTACTACGCAAAGCCGTTTCAAGATGGACAACTCCAAACTCTCTTGCATAAAGATAGTCAGCAATTCTCAAAAAAGTGACTACTGTAGCACCACAGTAGAAATAGTGCCAGGTAGCAGCAGCAAGAATGGGAATGACAGAGAGATCAGAACAGCTCATAAGATCATTAAAATGACTAAAACCCcggcaaagaaaaagaaggtggCTGTAACCCGAGAGAAAAAGGTGACTAGAACCATCCTAGCTATTCTCTTGGCATTTATCatcacctggaccccatataaTGTCATGGTGCTCATTAACACCTTCTGTTCAATCTGTGTCCCCAACACAGTCTGGACTATTGGATACTGGCTCTGTTACATCAACAGTACAATCAACCCAGCCTGTTACGCACTGTGTAATACTACCTTCAAGAAAACCTTCAAACACCTTCTCTTGTGTCAGTACAAGAACATAGGTGCAACTAGATAA